In one window of Nostoc sp. 'Lobaria pulmonaria (5183) cyanobiont' DNA:
- a CDS encoding plasmid mobilization protein: protein MPKASSQSLVRTKMLQVRFSPIEYEMIRSKAEDTSMSLAELTRRCILLRPIPPPPPRLGRVTVDTYLELSRIGNNINQLAKATNTAIKMQLPPPASPELLQDLLELLQHCQREIANTFIEESDEETDDWQPD, encoded by the coding sequence ATGCCCAAAGCTTCTTCTCAGTCACTCGTCCGCACCAAAATGTTACAAGTGCGATTCAGCCCAATTGAATACGAGATGATTCGCTCAAAAGCGGAAGATACGAGCATGAGTTTGGCAGAATTAACAAGACGTTGTATATTACTGCGACCAATCCCACCACCACCGCCGCGATTGGGCAGAGTGACAGTAGACACATACTTAGAACTTTCACGCATCGGCAACAATATCAACCAACTGGCTAAAGCCACCAACACCGCCATTAAAATGCAGTTGCCACCGCCAGCATCACCAGAACTTCTACAAGATTTACTAGAACTGCTACAACACTGCCAACGGGAAATAGCCAATACCTTCATCGAAGAATCGGACGAGGAAACAGATGATTGGCAACCAGACTAA
- a CDS encoding HNH endonuclease → MTFTYSLYPDNWSDLAIAVKQEAKWCCQKCGLQCIPPGEKTSEITRSKRRVYTLQVHHWDRNPANNHRGNLIALCSGCHLHYHQGGKSNVSPGQLSLW, encoded by the coding sequence ATGACGTTCACCTATTCTCTATACCCAGATAATTGGTCAGACCTTGCGATCGCAGTTAAACAAGAGGCTAAATGGTGCTGTCAAAAATGTGGATTACAGTGCATTCCCCCTGGTGAAAAAACATCAGAGATTACACGCTCAAAACGCAGAGTGTACACCCTACAGGTTCATCATTGGGACAGAAATCCGGCAAATAACCACAGAGGCAACCTTATAGCTCTTTGCAGTGGCTGTCACCTTCATTACCATCAAGGTGGTAAATCAAATGTTTCACCGGGGCAGCTATCTTTGTGGTAA
- a CDS encoding DUF6753 family protein, with the protein MAVSNGNGNGAVSHLDRLLSEKPPEFQAKVLRFALDSGMKQDDPAFRLVQYIGYLAQLTETAPNDWKLLFENLQVELNEWSQLTAEQLKIQADHTENIKNLATSCNQLGTALSALNLTSQQQLKQLTSLTKLSENLNNISPRQPEKLSQPLQEQLNEIQTGISLLNQKDVESVVKGWTRAIRIWLVSPISFFILFWIYSHLFPIPTPIETTESLQKILQNTDWSNAKLQRVEKNLGTDPNLRRRR; encoded by the coding sequence ATGGCTGTAAGTAATGGTAATGGCAATGGTGCGGTATCACATTTAGATAGGTTGCTATCAGAAAAGCCGCCGGAGTTTCAAGCGAAAGTCTTACGCTTTGCCCTTGATTCTGGGATGAAACAAGATGACCCAGCATTTCGGTTAGTGCAGTACATTGGTTATTTGGCACAACTGACAGAAACTGCACCAAATGATTGGAAATTATTATTTGAAAATTTACAGGTAGAGCTAAACGAATGGAGTCAACTGACGGCGGAGCAATTGAAGATTCAAGCCGACCACACGGAGAATATCAAAAATCTAGCGACCAGTTGCAATCAGCTAGGGACAGCCTTGAGCGCATTAAATTTAACGTCTCAGCAACAACTCAAGCAATTGACGAGCTTAACCAAACTCTCCGAGAATTTGAACAATATCTCCCCAAGGCAACCAGAGAAATTGAGCCAACCGTTGCAAGAACAATTGAACGAGATTCAGACGGGAATATCTCTGTTGAACCAAAAAGACGTGGAATCGGTCGTTAAAGGTTGGACTAGAGCTATTAGAATCTGGCTTGTCTCTCCGATCTCGTTTTTTATTCTATTTTGGATTTATTCACACCTTTTTCCGATCCCTACTCCTATTGAAACTACCGAGTCTCTACAGAAAATTTTGCAGAATACTGATTGGAGTAATGCCAAGCTTCAACGAGTTGAGAAAAATTTGGGGACAGATCCTAATCTTAGACGACGGCGGTAA
- a CDS encoding relaxase/mobilization nuclease domain-containing protein, which yields MIGNQTKGRGFRGLLNYLESQKDAKLIGGNMGGNNARALAREFKISRQLNPEADRVVYHASLSLPENERLDEPTWNELANRYLEEMGFDSNQYVVYRHSNTEHDHIHICASRIRLDNGKIVHDSWDYKRSETIIRQLERDYGLQQTQSSHEKLSRNPSIGQQKRLEREHDEYINGERLTPQERPIKQQLQELIDRATQDKPTMPLLVERLQLQGVEVRHGLTRNGKSKGISYSWNDQKFSGTSLGPAYTFPGLQKHKGIDYQPQRDDERIEHLLKNPRERTVVSQQLQTSRQDSALTASPVRELERGSSQSFEAITAIVRYLELQEIEQSLTKSSLSETLPQLTEQLSGYRQQLQARRTAFDGLDAAITQELQSHTEKRAILSISDYIEQSAVESALTQTVLELTQQLSQYKEELITAKTTFNDLDAVLATELQSYLEKRAISSISDYIEQSTVESALTETVLELTQQLSQYQQQSAGRTIFDNLEAAIVYLEQLHRSQTTVDAIALNQTPTITTDEPKLKDNLSAELYEYYSADLQNLLVTDRDKEIAIRALLDNKPSEEVEEIIFASPAGWTTDEARELVLIANNQLAHLQEQPQFTPPPEDESLRPVLQHFLTQKRGITNFLVHPLQQQGLGYIDQHRNVVFIKRDLNGEKSGALLWDTARLDNRCTEYPENSDRSEGWFHLKLGGEADDKIERVFLCDSPIDALTMAEIDRNGNKGQPPVRTMYIAVDDPNNLPFELLRNINRIGVAFNNDDQGNEAAQVVQEILPQAKRIAPSGLTWNEILIEQQQQKQEELEQKQRGRGFSR from the coding sequence ATGATTGGCAACCAGACTAAAGGGCGAGGATTCCGAGGACTGCTGAATTATTTGGAGTCTCAGAAAGATGCCAAACTCATTGGTGGCAACATGGGCGGCAATAACGCCCGCGCACTGGCCAGAGAATTCAAAATTTCCCGACAACTAAACCCAGAAGCTGACCGAGTAGTGTACCACGCATCATTATCACTACCAGAAAACGAGCGACTAGACGAACCAACTTGGAACGAACTTGCTAACCGCTATCTCGAAGAGATGGGCTTTGACAGTAACCAGTACGTAGTCTACAGACACAGCAACACGGAACACGACCACATACATATCTGTGCTAGTCGCATTCGGTTAGATAACGGGAAGATTGTACATGATAGCTGGGATTACAAGCGTAGTGAAACCATTATTCGGCAGCTAGAACGAGATTACGGCTTACAACAAACCCAGAGTAGCCATGAGAAATTATCGCGTAATCCCAGTATTGGACAACAAAAACGGCTAGAAAGAGAACATGATGAATATATCAACGGTGAGCGCCTTACACCACAAGAACGCCCTATTAAGCAACAACTCCAGGAACTAATCGACCGCGCTACCCAAGACAAACCGACTATGCCCCTACTGGTTGAGCGATTGCAATTACAAGGTGTAGAAGTTCGCCACGGCTTAACACGTAACGGCAAAAGTAAGGGCATCTCGTACTCGTGGAATGACCAGAAATTTAGCGGCACTTCTTTGGGGCCTGCTTATACATTCCCAGGTTTACAAAAACATAAGGGGATTGACTACCAGCCACAACGGGATGATGAGCGTATTGAGCATCTGTTGAAAAATCCTAGAGAGCGAACAGTTGTCAGCCAACAGTTACAAACCTCACGACAAGATTCGGCATTAACAGCTAGCCCAGTCCGAGAACTTGAGCGAGGTTCAAGTCAGTCATTCGAGGCGATTACTGCAATTGTCCGATATCTTGAACTACAAGAAATTGAGCAGTCATTAACAAAGTCTTCCCTAAGTGAAACGTTACCACAATTAACAGAACAACTGTCCGGGTATCGGCAGCAGCTACAAGCAAGAAGAACCGCATTCGACGGACTAGACGCGGCGATTACTCAAGAGTTACAATCCCATACAGAGAAAAGAGCTATTTTATCAATTTCTGATTATATTGAGCAATCGGCTGTTGAATCAGCATTAACCCAAACAGTATTAGAATTAACGCAACAACTTTCTCAATACAAAGAGGAACTCATTACAGCTAAAACTACATTCAATGACCTGGATGCAGTTCTTGCGACTGAATTACAATCATATCTAGAGAAGAGAGCCATTTCATCAATTTCTGATTATATTGAGCAATCGACTGTTGAATCAGCATTAACTGAAACAGTATTAGAATTAACACAACAACTTTCTCAATATCAGCAGCAATCAGCCGGAAGAACCATATTCGACAACCTGGAAGCAGCGATTGTTTATTTGGAGCAACTTCATAGATCGCAAACAACAGTAGACGCAATTGCTCTTAATCAAACTCCAACTATAACCACAGATGAACCAAAGCTAAAAGATAATCTTTCAGCCGAGTTATATGAGTATTACAGCGCCGACTTGCAAAACTTATTAGTGACTGACCGAGATAAAGAAATCGCTATACGGGCGTTATTAGATAATAAGCCATCTGAGGAGGTTGAAGAAATTATCTTTGCCAGTCCAGCCGGATGGACTACTGATGAAGCCAGAGAATTGGTACTAATTGCTAACAATCAACTGGCACACTTACAAGAACAACCCCAGTTTACACCACCGCCAGAGGATGAAAGCCTACGCCCAGTATTACAGCATTTCTTGACTCAAAAACGCGGTATAACAAACTTCCTTGTACACCCATTACAGCAGCAGGGGTTGGGTTACATAGACCAGCACCGAAATGTTGTCTTTATCAAGCGGGATTTAAACGGTGAAAAGTCAGGCGCACTGCTTTGGGATACCGCACGTCTTGACAATCGTTGTACGGAGTACCCCGAAAACAGCGATCGCTCCGAGGGGTGGTTTCACCTAAAATTGGGTGGAGAGGCAGACGACAAAATCGAGAGAGTATTCTTGTGTGACTCCCCCATTGATGCGTTGACAATGGCAGAGATTGACAGGAATGGAAACAAGGGGCAACCACCAGTTAGAACAATGTACATAGCAGTGGATGACCCGAATAACTTGCCCTTTGAACTTCTCAGAAACATCAACAGGATTGGGGTGGCATTTAATAACGATGATCAAGGCAATGAAGCGGCCCAAGTCGTTCAGGAAATTTTACCCCAGGCTAAAAGAATTGCACCTAGTGGGCTAACTTGGAATGAGATTCTGATTGAACAGCAACAACAGAAGCAAGAGGAGTTGGAGCAAAAGCAACGGGGACGAGGGTTTAGTCGATAA